Proteins co-encoded in one Sander vitreus isolate 19-12246 chromosome 9, sanVit1, whole genome shotgun sequence genomic window:
- the LOC144523400 gene encoding uncharacterized protein LOC144523400, with the protein MNNFPFFSAPPPNTPTIQSVCKPCLRAPWRMNNVPTLDYELLLSPASTSLPGSPAGGSSSPSLALVGGDSEQRTAFAFVGLLMLFLVFLLVRCFRILLDPYSRMPASSWTDHKEGLERGQFDYALV; encoded by the coding sequence ATGAACAACTTCCCTTTCTTCTCCGCACCTCCTCCCAATACACCAACCATCCAGTCAGTGTGTAAGCCCTGCCTTCGGGCCCCTTGGAGGATGAACAATGTGCCCACACTTGACTACGAGTTGCTGCTGTCCCCGGCCAGCACCTCCCTCCCCGGCAGTCCTGCCGGTGGCAGCAGCAGCCCCTCTCTGGCATTGGTTGGGGGGGATTCTGAGCAGCGTACCGCCTTTGCCTTCGTAGGCCTCCTCATGCTCTTCCTGGTCTTCCTGCTGGTCAGGTGCTTCAGGATCTTGCTGGACCCCTACAGCCGCATGCCTGCATCATCCTGGACTGACCACAAGGAGGGGCTGGAGAGGGGCCAGTTTGATTATGCACTGGTGTAA